A single genomic interval of Musa acuminata AAA Group cultivar baxijiao chromosome BXJ3-4, Cavendish_Baxijiao_AAA, whole genome shotgun sequence harbors:
- the LOC103980326 gene encoding ras-related protein RABB1c — protein MSYAYLFKYIIIGDTGVGKSCLLLQFTDKRFQPVHDLTIGVEFGARMITIDNKPIKLQIWDTAGQESFRSITRSYYRGAAGALLVYDITRRETFNHLASWLEDARQHANPNMTIMLIGNKCDLAHRRAVSTEEGEQFAKEHGLIFMEASAKTAQNVEEAFIKTAAMIYKKIQDGVFDVSNESYGIKVGYGGIPGPSGGRDGSSSQAGGCCS, from the exons ATGTCATACGCTTACCTCTTCAAGTACATCATCATCGGCGATACAG GAGTGGGGAAATCATGTCTTCTCCTGCAGTTTACTGACAAGCGCTTCCAACCTGTGCATGACTTGACAATTGGTGTTGAATTTGGAGCTAGAATGATAACCATTGACAATAAGCCCATAAAATTGCAGATATGGGATACA gcTGGCCAGGAATCTTTTCGATCAATTACCAGGTCCTATTATAGAGGTGCTGCTGGTGCCCTGCTTGTATATGACATCACCAG GAGGGAGACATTCAATCATCTTGCTAGCTGGCTGGAAGATGCAAGGCAACATGCAAATCCTAATATGACAATCATGCTGATTGGCAACAAATGTGATTTGGCTCACAGAAGAGCTGTGAGCACCGAGGAAGGAGAACAGTTTGCCAAAGAGCATGGATTAATCTTTATGGAGGCCTCCGCTAAAACAGCACAGAATGTTGAGGAG GCTTTTATTAAAACGGCAGCAATGATATACAAGAAAATTCAGGATGGTGTCTTTGATGTATCAAATGAG TCATACGGAATCAAAGTTGGATACGGAGGAATTCCTGGTCCATCTGGTGGAAGGGATGGCTCATCTTCTCAAGCTGGTGGTTGTTGCAGCTGA
- the LOC135634786 gene encoding probable galactinol--sucrose galactosyltransferase 1, protein MTVGAGIRVKDGDLVVVRTKILSDVHENVVLTPASGNGVMNAAFIGVRSERRGSRNVFPIGKLLDLRFMCTFRFKMWWMTQRMGSCGRDIPFETQFLIVEGADGSHFGEGSEGGVGQPALYTVFLPILEGAFRAVLQGNVNDELEICLESGDPAVEVYEGTHLVLVAAGSDPFEVITYAIKTVEKHLQTFSHLERKKMPDILNWFGWCTWDAFYTNVTAEGVQQGLESLGMGGIHPKFVIIDDGWQSVAMDPTGIASESENAANFSNRLTHIKENHKFQKNGREGHRDEDPANGLAHIVTEAKEKHQVKYVYVWHAITGYWGGISPGVSGMEHYDSKLQYPISSPGVQSNEHCDCLDSITKNGLGLVNPEKVYNFYNELHSYLASAGIDGVKVDVQNILETLGAGHGGRVTLARKYHQALDASIARNFPDNGIISCMSHNTDNLYSSKRTAIVRASDDFWPRDPASHTIHIASVAYNTVFLGEFMQPDWDMFHSLHPMAEYHGAARAVGGCAIYVSDKPGNHDFDLLKKLVLPDGSILRAKLPGRPTRDCLFSDPCRDGKSLLKIWNLNDYTGVIGVFNCQGAGWCRVGKKNLIHDEQPGTITGIVRSKDVDYLPRVADCGWNGDSIIYAHQGGELIYLPNNASLPITLRSHEYEVFTVAPVKQLSNGVSFAPIGLIKMFNSGGAIKELNYESTRKAIIDLKVRGCGVFGAYVSVSPVKVAVDAEAVDFTYDENHGLLTIHLGIPQRDSYIWDITIEF, encoded by the exons ATGACGGTAGGGGCGGGGATTCGTGTTAAGGACGGGGATCTGGTGGTGGTGCGGACGAAGATCTTGTCGGATGTGCACGAGAACGTCGTCTTGACGCCCGCCAGCGGGAACGGGGTGATGAACGCCGCATTTATCGGCGTCCGATCCGAGCGCCGAGGGAGCCGCAATGTCTTCCCCATCGGAAAGCTTCT GGACCTCCGGTTCATGTGTACTTTTCGGTTCAAGATGTGGTGGATGACTCAGAGGATGGGCTCTTGTGGACGAGATATCCCTTTCGAGACCCAGTTTTTGATCGTTGAGGGAGCTGATGGTTCTCATTTTGGAGAAGGGAGTGAAGGTGGGGTGGGCCAACCTGCACTCTATACGGTCTTCTTGCCGATCCTCGAGGGAGCCTTCAGAGCTGTGCTCCAAGGAAATGTGAACGATGaactggagatttgcttggaaagTG GTGATCCTGCTGTTGAAGTTTATGAAGGAACCCATTTAGTTCTTGTGGCTGCTGGGTCTGATCCATTTGAGGTCATCACATATGCAATCAA GACCGTTGAGAAGCACTTGCAAACATTTTCACATCTAGAGAGGAAGAag aTGCCAGATATCTTGAATTGGTTTGGCTGGTGCACATGGGATGCATTTTATACTAATGTAACTGCTGAGGGGGTTCAACAAGGATTGGAAAG CTTAGGAATGGGTGGAATTCACCCGaaatttgtcataattgatgatgGCTGGCAGTCAGTGGCTATGGATCCCACTGGAATTGCATCTGAATCAGAAAATGCCGCAAA CTTTTCAAACAGGCTGACACATATCAAGGAAAACCACAAGTTCCAGAAAAATGGTAGGGAGGGACATCGTGATGAAGATCCAGCAAATGGCCTTGCGCATATTGTTACAGAAGCGAAGGAAAAACATCAAGTGAA GTATGTTTATGTGTGGCATGCAATTACCGGATACTGGGGTGGCATAAGTCCAGGTGTTTCTGGAATGGAACATTATGATTCCAAGTTGCAGTATCCCATTTCATCTCCTGGGGTTCAGTCAAATGAACATTGTGATTGTTTGGACAGCATAACCAAAAACGGCCTTGGCCTTGTTAACCCTGAGAAGGTCTACAATTTTTACAATGAGCTCCACTCATATCTTGCTTCTGCTGGGATCGATGGGGTCAAAGTAGATGTACAGAACATTCTTGAGACACTAGGTGCAGGACATGGTGGAAGGGTAACGCTTGCTAGAAAGTACCACCAGGCCCTAGATGCTTCAATTGCTAGAAACTTCCCTGACAATGGAATTATATCTTGCATGAGTCACAATACAGATAATTTATACAG CTCAAAGAGAACTGCTATTGTTAGAGCCTCTGATGACTTCTGGCCAAGAGATCCAGCTTCCCACACCATCCACATTGCATCTGTTGCATATAATACTGTTTTTCTTGGAGAATTTATGCAGCCTGACTGGGATATGTTTCAt AGTCTGCACCCTATGGCTGAATACCATGGAGCAGCACGGGCTGTTGGAGGTTGTGCAATTTATGTTAG TGACAAACCTGGGAATCATGACTTTGATCTGTTGAAGAAGCTTGTGCTTCCAGATGGATCAATCTTGAGGGCTAAACTTCCAGGAAGACCCACGAGGGACTGCCTGTTTTCCGACCCTTGTAGGGATGGCAAGAG TCTCTTAAAGATATGGAATTTAAATGATTATACTGGAGTTATTGGGGTGTTCAACTGCCAAGGAGCTGGATGGTGCAGAGTTGGGAAGAAAAACCTGATCCATGATGAACAACCTGGCACCATAACTGGCATTGTCCGTTCCAAGGATGTAGATTACCTTCCAAGAGTTGCTGATTGTGGTTGGAATGGCGATTCTATCATTTATGCTCATCAAGGAG GCGAGTTAATTTATTTGCCAAATAATGCATCCTTGCCGATCACATTGAGATCTCATGAGTATGAAGTCTTCACGGTTGCTCCCGTGAAGCAGCTGTCAAATGGAGTTTCTTTTGCCCCCATTGGACTAATCAAAATGTTCAACTCTGGTGGAGCCATCAAGGAGCTCAATTATGAGTCCACGAGAAAGGCAATCATAGATTTGAAAGTACGTGGCTGTGGTGTTTTTGGAGCCTATGTGTCGGTTTCTCCTGTGAAAGTAGCAGTTGATGCAGAGGCAGTTGACTTCACATATGATGAGAATCATGGTCTGCTAACCATTCATTTGGGGATTCCACAACGAGATTCATATATATGGGACATAACCATCGAGTTTTAA
- the LOC135636951 gene encoding chaperone protein dnaJ 11, chloroplastic-like translates to MSGTVIFSGISLSPARGISAQRRVVAQVATAAGRSRAPASLYQVLRVGETATAREIKAAYRAMAKRFHPDAAPAGGGPDFLEIRRAYETLSDPAARARYDRSIVGRIPRAGFVVSDRQRFTKWETDQCW, encoded by the coding sequence ATGTCCGGAACGGTCATCTTCTCCGGGATCTCGCTCTCCCCGGCACGGGGCATCTCGGCCCAGCGGCGGGTGGTGGCGCAGGTGGCCACGGCTGCGGGGAGGAGCAGGGCACCGGCAAGCCTGTACCAGGTGCTGAGGGTGGGGGAGACGGCGACGGCGCGGGAAATCAAGGCGGCGTATCGGGCCATGGCCAAGCGGTTCCACCCGGACGCAGCGCCGGCGGGCGGGGGACCTGACTTCCTGGAGATCCGCCGCGCGTACGAGACGCTGTCCGACCCGGCGGCGCGGGCGCGGTACGACCGGTCCATCGTAGGGCGGATTCCTCGGGCCGGCTTCGTCGTGTCGGACCGGCAACGGTTCACAAAGTGGGAGACGGACCAGTGCTGGTAG